A genome region from Hevea brasiliensis isolate MT/VB/25A 57/8 chromosome 7, ASM3005281v1, whole genome shotgun sequence includes the following:
- the LOC110662280 gene encoding asparagine--tRNA ligase, cytoplasmic 2 — MASQEILASQKSNKPSEEPETIPLETEPSTPLIPPSKYSNRVVLRTIIERSDGGVGLVGETMVIGGWVKSARVVRKDPPPQLQSEDNDGIVVRPGLKEVGCMDILQNQVPIFSSTSNIFDGSGNYPARAKLQPAPSKRVATSKPPPLILNLLVIDGSCVDSLQVTIEFSDDFPIRPLPTGTCILAEGVLSQLPAQGKHSIEFKVNKILHLGTVEDDKYILSKKRLPLETLRDYSHLRPRTTTVASFMRIRSASTFATHTFFQVNGFFSVEVPILTTTDEGFSAKFQVTSLSAKEVKKEEPKITGDTEALEVVKAAIKEKNNLIQQLQRSDSDREALLAAEQDLLKTKQLASQLEEKEKLRLETLKAANIPEDFFSQHTYLTVSGVLHLESYACGLGNVYSFGPRFLADRRLSTKQAAEMWMVEAEMAFSELEDAMNCAEDYFKFLCKWVLENCSTDMKFVSRHIDKTNLLEAMISSSCERITYMEAVNVLKKVADRKFETEPEWGTELTSQHLSYLVDEIYKKPVIVYNFPKEFKPFYVRLNDDGKTVAAFDMVAPTVGKFITGSQKEERFDLLNERINELGLPKEQYEWYLDLRRYGTVKHSGFTLGFDLMVLFATGLPDVRDVIPFPRSSGKVDN, encoded by the exons ATGGCATCCCAAGAAATTTTGGCATCTCAGAAGTCCAATAAACCCTCCGAAGAACCCGAAACAATCCCTCTTGAAACAGAACCCTCCACTCCTCTGATTCCACCATCCAAGTACTCGAACCGGGTGGTCTTGAGAACAATAATAGAACGAAGTGATGGAGGGGTTGGATTGGTGGGTGAGACAATGGTGATTGGTGGGTGGGTGAAGTCTGCCAGGGTGGTAAGGAAAGACCCTCCGCCACAGTTGCAGTCCGAGGATAATGATGGGATTGTTGTGCGTCCAGGGCTTAAAGAAGTCGGCTGCATGGATATTCTTCAAAATCAAGTGCCCATATTCAGTTCAACATCAAATATTTTCGATGGTAGCGGCAATTACCCAGCTCGTGCAAAGTTGCAGCCTGCGCCCTCTAAACGAGTTGCAACCTCTAAACCTCCTCCTCTAATTCTTAACTTGCTTGTTATCGATGGTTCTTGTGTTGACAGTCTCCAG GTTACGATAGAGTTCTCTGATGACTTCCCAATCCGACCACTGCCTACTGGAACTTGTATATTAGCGGAAGGTGTCCTAAGTCAGTTACCAGCGCAGGGAAAACATAGCATTGAGTTTAAAGTAAATAAAATCCTTCATTTAGGAACGGTGGAAGATGATAAGTATATTTTATCAAAGAAGCGATTGCCGTTGGAGACCTTGAGAGACTATTCTCATCTTCGGCCTCGGACAACTACG GTGGCATCTTTTATGCGAATCCGTAGTGCCTCGACTTTTGCAACTCACACATTCTTCCAAGTTAATGGGTTTTTCAGTGTGGAAGTGCCCATTTTAACAACCACAGATGAAGGATTTAGTGCAAAGTTCCAGGTTACTAGCCTTTCTGCTAAAGAAGTTAAAAAGGAGGAGCCAAAGATCACTGGTGATACTGAAGCTCTTGAAGTTGTCAAGGCTGCCATAAAGGAGAAGAATAATCTAATTCAACAACTCCAGAGAAGTGACAGCGACAGGGAGGCATTGCTCGCAGCAGAGCAGGATTTGCTCAAAACAAAACAATTGGCATCACAattagaagaaaaagaaaaacttaGGTTGGAAACTTTGAAGGCTGCGAATATTCCTGAAGATTTCTTCTCTCAACATACTTATCTAACAGTTTCTGGTGTCCTCCATCTGGAAAGCTATGCATGTGGCCTCGGAAATGTCTACTCATTTGGACCCAGGTTTTTAGCAGATAGAAGGTTATCCACAAAACAGGCGGCAGAGATGTGGATGGTTGAGGCTGAAATGGCTTTTTCAGAACTAGAG GATGCCATGAACTGTGCAGAAGACTATTTCAAGTTCCTCTGCAAATGGGTTTTGGAGAATTGTTCAACGGACATGAAATTTGTTTCGAGACACATTGACAAAACCAATCTTCTTGAAGCAATGATATCATCTTCATGTGAAAGGATCACCTACATGGAAGCAGTAAATGTTTTGAAAAAG GTTGCTGATAGAAAATTTGAAACTGAACCTGAATGGGGCACTGAATTAACATCTCAACATCTAAG TTATTTGGTTGATGAAATCTATAAGAAGCCTGTAATTGTATACAACTTCCCAAAAGAATTCAAGCCATTCTATGTACGGTTGAATGATGATGGAAAAACAGTTGCCGCATTTGATATGGTTGCACCCACG GTTGGAAAATTCATCACAGGTAGCCAAAAGGAAGAGCGCTTCGATTTGCTAAATGAAAG GATAAATGAACTAGGCTTGCCCAAAGAGCAGTATGAATGGTACTTAGATCTTCGCCGGTATGGAACAGTCAAGCATTCTGGTTTTACTCTTGGGTTTGACCTTATGGTTCTCTTTGCCACTGGGCTTCCTGATGTCAGAGATGTGATTCCTTTCCCCAGAAGCAGTGGCAAAGTTGACAACTAA
- the LOC110662283 gene encoding uncharacterized protein At5g48480 yields the protein MAQQETQNGDSIKADAEITFTAVKLQVLVEAPKANDAVQFYKAAFGAVETGRTTQPKRKAEQELPHIISAQLQLAGSTIIVSDLADDSAPVKTGGTGITVCLETEDVEAAISKAVAAGAVAEGEILEGDGACCGAGRVGKVKDPYGLVWVISSPAKKSNTDVEA from the exons ATGGCTCAGCAGGAAACCCAGAACGGAGACTCCATCAAGGCTGATGCTGAGATAACTTTTACCGCCGTGAAGCTGCAGGTGTTGGTTGAGGCACCAAAGGCAAATGACGCCGTGCAGTTCTACAAGGCAGCGTTTGGAGCCGTGGAAACTGGTCGTACCACTCAGCCCAAGCGCAAGGCTGAACAGGAGCTCCCTCACATCATCTCAGCTCAGCTTCAGCTCGCTGGTTCAACCATTATTGTATCTGACCTCGCTGATGACTCTGCACC GGTGAAGACTGGGGGAACCGGAATCACTGTCTGCTTGGAGACCGAGGATGTTGAAGCTGCTATATCCAAGGCCGTGGCCGCGGGAGCAGTCGCCGAGGGGGAGATTCTCGAGGGCGATGGAGCATGCTGCGGTGCTGGGCGCGTGGGCAAGGTGAAGGATCCTTACGGTTTAGTGTGGGTCATTTCTTCTCCTGCCAAGAAGTCGAACACTGACGTGGAAGCTTAG